The Candidatus Scalindua japonica genome includes the window TCCTGTTAATGATCCGTACTGGGGCGGGGCAATGAATAATTTTTATGACATGATAGTAGAAAATATTAAGAGAATAGAGGTTGTTCGAGGGCCTGGTTCCGCCTTGTTTGGAAAGAACGCGTTTTTTGGAGTTATTAATATCGTGACCAAGGATACAGAAGATATTGATGGTTTTCAATGGACAGGCAGTGGAGGAAGTTTTGATACACAGAATTATAATATGCTATTCGCGAAGGAGTATGATGATATAAAGATTTCAGGATTCTTTGACTGGATTGACACAGAAGGTTTCAGCAGAAAGGTTGAACAAGATAATTTTTCTCCACCATCCCTTTCTATGAGCCCGGGAAGATCTCAAAATGAGAGAGAAAAAACAGACCTGAATCTGAAACTGTCATACAAAAACCTGGAGATCAAGGCAAAATACATGAAGAGGAGGAGAGAAGGTTATATAGGAATAAGTGGTTCACTTACTGATGAAAGTGATCTCAAAGATACTTACTGGTTTGCAGAACTTATTTACAAGAACTTATCTCTTACTGATAAACTAAACATGACACCAAAGGTATATTATGACCGGTATGATTTTGATTATTTTCATGAATCACGTCCGCAGGGTTTCCAGGCTGCAACACCGGTTCCTGGTTTTTTCATACCATATCCTAATGGTATATCTGGGCTTACAGCATTGACGTTAAATACCCTTGGATTTGAAGATCAGTTTGATTATGATCTATTTGACGGCAATAGATTAACGTTCGGTTTCCAATATGAATGGCTGCATCAACATAATGCAAGATCCGCCGCATTTAATGTTGATGTCACAAATAATTTTTTTCCCATTTCTCCAGTCCGTGACTTTTCCAGAAATGCTCCTTTTATAAGAGATAAGGCTACAAGACAAATATGGTCTCTGTACGCGCAGGATGAGTGGAATATTACGGATAATATTGACCTGACAGTTGGTGTGAGGTATGACCATTTTACTCGGTTTGAAGGCACAACTAATCCAAGAGTTGGTCTTGTATGGCGGTTTATGGATGACGCTTATATGAAACTCCTTTTTGCTACTGCATTCAGGG containing:
- a CDS encoding TonB-dependent receptor plug domain-containing protein, coding for MFNKTTTFVLFTIYILNLTIAFSDEVSIPAKKSEEAIREEIRWLQAESIITIATRHETSIDKAPSVATVITARQIKQMGFRTLADILKIVPGYDVSMDENGTRNIAVRGGTFRNSERVRVLIDGHPVNDPYWGGAMNNFYDMIVENIKRIEVVRGPGSALFGKNAFFGVINIVTKDTEDIDGFQWTGSGGSFDTQNYNMLFAKEYDDIKISGFFDWIDTEGFSRKVEQDNFSPPSLSMSPGRSQNEREKTDLNLKLSYKNLEIKAKYMKRRREGYIGISGSLTDESDLKDTYWFAELIYKNLSLTDKLNMTPKVYYDRYDFDYFHESRPQGFQAATPVPGFFIPYPNGISGLTALTLNTLGFEDQFDYDLFDGNRLTFGFQYEWLHQHNARSAAFNVDVTNNFFPISPVRDFSRNAPFIRDKATRQIWSLYAQDEWNITDNIDLTVGVRYDHFTRFEGTTNPRVGLVWRFMDDAYMKLLFATAFRAPNFREMFLQNNPLILGNSNLDPEKINTYEFQVGYNFTKHISGSMNFFFNRTRDLIVLVPEPGTGAALKYQNSSGTRIMGSEVEVRAGFGGDNYAYANYTYQDAEDTRDRDRVLLIPQHKANFGVNIGVTKYVNANLHSFVSGRRPREISSTRKDMPSYALVNCALIGKNFMDNFEVRGSVQNLFDKDYDDPSGSVPSNHPQQGRSFMVELRFEF